CCTGGCCGTGGAGCCGACCGAACTCGGTGGCGTGGCCGCGGTAGCGATCACGGCTCCCGGCGCATCCAAAGACCGTGTCATCTACCATTTCCACGGTGGTGGCTGGGTGGCTGGCTCTCCTGCCTCGCATCTGGGGATGCTCGGAGAGCTGTCTCGAGCGGCAAAGTCCCAGGTCATCGTTCTGGACCACGCCAAGGCACCAGAACACCCATTTCCGGCCTCCTACGACGAGTCCATCCGCGGCTACGAAGCACTGCGTGCACTTGGCAAGCCGTTCGCCGTGACAGGAGACTCCAGTGGCGGTGGCATGGTTCTCAACGTTCTTGCCTACGCGTCCTCGAAGGGCCACAAGGACGCGCGAGCAGCGCTGCTGATCAGCCCATGGGCAGACTTAACGCTGACGCTGCCCTCGTTGACGCAGTTGGCCGACCGCGACCCCATGGTCAACGCGA
This genomic window from Variovorax sp. V93 contains:
- a CDS encoding alpha/beta hydrolase; the encoded protein is MTYDSSSVRKLRDAMFAFNIAHPEQTIETLRVGMEAIPQANPPAADLAVEPTELGGVAAVAITAPGASKDRVIYHFHGGGWVAGSPASHLGMLGELSRAAKSQVIVLDHAKAPEHPFPASYDESIRGYEALRALGKPFAVTGDSSGGGMVLNVLAYASSKGHKDARAALLISPWADLTLTLPSLTQLADRDPMVNASAMREMVEAYAGNHDLKDPRISPVFADMHGFPPLLIHVGSDEVLLDDALEIDRKVRAAGGESHLEVWPEMLHVWHIQTGSLPQAHDALQRAGEFLVGHLEK